A single Mangrovimonas sp. YM274 DNA region contains:
- a CDS encoding UDP-2,3-diacylglucosamine diphosphatase, with translation MNIPQGKRIYFASDNHLGAPTQEISRPREQKFVAWLDEIKQDAAAIFLMGDLFDFWFEYKTVVPKGFTRTLGKLAEISDSGIPIYFFVGNHDLWMNGYFEEELNIPVYHKPQEFTFNDTTFFIGHGDGLGPGDKGYKRMKKVFTNPFSKWLFRWLHPDLGVKLAQYLSVKNKLISGDEDASFLGEDQEWLVQYSKRKLEDKHRDYFVFGHRHLPMEIDLGNNSTYINLGDWINYYTYGVFDGKEMHLKTY, from the coding sequence ATGAACATCCCCCAAGGAAAACGCATATACTTTGCTTCCGATAACCATTTGGGAGCCCCTACACAAGAAATCTCTCGTCCACGAGAACAAAAGTTTGTGGCCTGGCTAGACGAAATCAAACAGGATGCCGCTGCTATCTTTTTAATGGGAGACCTTTTTGATTTTTGGTTTGAATACAAAACCGTAGTTCCAAAAGGATTTACGAGAACCCTTGGCAAACTGGCAGAAATTAGCGATTCAGGTATTCCTATTTACTTTTTTGTTGGCAACCACGACCTTTGGATGAATGGCTATTTTGAAGAAGAACTCAATATTCCTGTATACCACAAACCACAGGAATTTACCTTCAACGACACCACTTTCTTTATTGGTCATGGCGACGGTTTAGGTCCAGGAGACAAAGGGTACAAGCGTATGAAAAAGGTGTTTACCAATCCTTTTAGTAAGTGGCTATTTCGCTGGTTACATCCAGATCTTGGAGTAAAGCTGGCCCAATACCTTTCCGTCAAGAACAAACTCATCTCTGGAGATGAGGATGCCAGCTTTTTAGGAGAAGACCAAGAATGGCTCGTGCAATATTCCAAACGCAAATTGGAAGACAAGCATAGAGACTATTTTGTTTTTGGTCACCGCCATTTACCTATGGAAATAGACCTAGGCAATAACTCCACATATATTAATCTAGGTGACTGGATTAATTATTACACCTACGGCGTGTTTGATGGTAAAGAGATGCATTTAAAGACCTATTAG
- a CDS encoding 6-carboxytetrahydropterin synthase, with protein MSNIRITKQFSFETGHALYGYDGKCKNVHGHSYKLSVTVIGQPISDTSNVKFGMVIDFGDLKKIVKEEIVDVFDHATVFNKNTPHIELAKELEDRGHNVLLVHYQPTSEMMVIDFAKKIQDRLPQNIHLHSLRLQETDSSYAEWFASDNN; from the coding sequence ATGAGCAATATTCGAATTACGAAACAATTTTCTTTCGAGACAGGGCATGCCCTTTATGGTTATGATGGCAAGTGCAAAAATGTACACGGCCACAGTTACAAACTATCAGTTACAGTAATTGGACAACCCATTTCAGACACCTCTAACGTGAAGTTTGGAATGGTTATCGATTTTGGGGATTTAAAAAAGATTGTCAAGGAAGAAATAGTCGATGTATTTGATCACGCTACGGTATTCAACAAAAACACACCGCATATAGAACTGGCCAAAGAGTTGGAAGACCGCGGACACAATGTACTTTTGGTACACTACCAACCAACAAGTGAAATGATGGTAATCGATTTTGCTAAAAAAATCCAAGATAGACTGCCCCAAAACATACATCTCCATTCGCTTAGACTACAGGAAACCGATTCGTCATACGCCGAATGGTTTGCTAGCGACAACAACTGA
- a CDS encoding DinB family protein produces the protein MEDFFKDIFEYHHHMNQTLIDVFLKHHQQLSERTPVMFSHCLNAHQIWNSRILETTPFEVYQIHPLENFKIIDTINYRTTIKIIDTFDFEEPIVYLNSNAEPFENTVQDILFHIANHHTHHKGQLISDLRRFGIKPPVTDYIFHKR, from the coding sequence ATGGAGGACTTCTTTAAAGACATTTTTGAGTACCATCACCATATGAACCAAACGCTTATAGATGTATTTCTAAAGCATCACCAACAGCTTTCAGAGCGTACTCCTGTCATGTTTTCCCATTGTTTAAATGCCCACCAAATTTGGAATTCCCGAATATTGGAAACCACACCTTTCGAGGTATACCAAATACACCCTTTGGAGAACTTTAAAATCATAGACACCATCAATTACAGAACTACTATTAAAATAATTGATACTTTTGACTTTGAAGAACCCATAGTATATCTAAACTCGAACGCCGAACCTTTTGAAAATACAGTACAGGATATTTTGTTCCACATTGCAAACCATCATACCCACCACAAGGGACAATTAATTTCAGACCTTAGACGATTTGGCATCAAGCCTCCTGTAACCGATTATATTTTTCACAAACGATGA